In Acanthopagrus latus isolate v.2019 chromosome 17, fAcaLat1.1, whole genome shotgun sequence, the following are encoded in one genomic region:
- the she gene encoding SH2 domain-containing adapter protein E, with the protein MAKWFRDFPINLKNGSERVRSASESGPQTRAKPSFSRDSLKGNPRKDGGVGGLLAGRNRKNSAIELGRNNAGSGGTVWDSLTTGKGRKNSKVDAPDENRQVRTSSLAQAYISRMIKVDKQDKTPKLNGISEQKQPENEKGKSDIKTTLIILEDYADPFDAEKTKEQREAERAGVNDGYMEPYDAQVIITEVRRRGSKDLLKVCVLLDRGQREGKGGEGKPMPPNIYDTPYEGGLEGDREGVWIPVTRPESDVRPAGEYELPWEWRKEDIVRALSAQFEAVDCSPTKENGSTSGRQQQQQSQQQQQQQQQQQQQQQQQQQQQQQQQQQHTLRQKNWNHKTLVPSSSSSSSSPSFPSSPILKLSPLSPPSPSFPTLKLSPSSSPNKLSPPSPTSPSAPLDGEAAKVEPSLPLEKQSWYHGSVSRQQAEAQLQRCREASFLVRDSESGTSKYSIALKTSQSCVHIIVAQTKSVKGLGFTLDQSSCVFSSIPELVHHYCTHRLPFTGAEHMTLQHPVPRPH; encoded by the exons ATGGCAAAATGGTTCAGGGATTTCCCCATCAACCTAAAGAACGGAAGCGAAAGGGTCCGCTCGGCCTCTGAATCTGGGCCACAAACTCGAGCCAAGCCTTCGTTTTCCCGTGACAGTCTGAAAGGAAATCCACGCAAAGATGGAGGAGTTGGGGGGTTACTGGCAGGGAGAAACAGGAAGAATTCGGCTATAGAATTGGGTCGTAACAACGCTGGTTCTGGCGGGACGGTCTGGGATAGTCTCACAACTGGCAAAGGTCGCAAGAACTCCAAGGTCGACGCACCAGATGAGAACCGCCAGGTCAGGACCTCCAGTTTGGCGCAAGCGTACATCAGCAGGATGATCAAAGTGGACAAGCAGGACAAGACCCCCAAGCTGAACGGGATAAGTGAACAGAAGCAGCCCGAGAACGAAAAGGGCAAATCGGACATTAAAACAACG CTGATCATCCTGGAGGACTACGCGGATCCTTTCGATGCAGAGAAAACcaaggagcagagggaggctgAGAGGGCAGGCGTGAACGACGGCTACATGGAGCCCTATGACGCCCAGGTCATCATCACAG AGGTCCGCAGACGGGGCTCCAAAGACCTCCTGaaagtgtgtgttctgttggaCCGAGgccagagagaggggaagggaggagaggggaagccCATGCCCCCAAATATCTACGACACGCCATACGAGGGCGGGCTGGAAGGCGACCGCGAGGGGGTGTGGATCCCTGTCACGCGGCCAGAGTCTGACGTCCGTCCCGCCGGAGAGTACGAACTACCCTGGGAATGGAGAAAGGAGGACATCGTGAGAGCGCTGTCAG CTCAGTTCGAGGCTGTGGATTGTTCTCCCACTAAAGAGAACGGTTCAACCTCCGgacgccagcagcagcagcagtcgcagcaacagcaacagcaacagcaacagcagcagcagcagcagcagcagcagcagcagcagcagcagcagcagcagcagcaacacacccTGAGGCAGAAAAACTGGAACCATAAAACCCTCGTaccatcctcttcatcctcctcttcttctccctcctttccctcctctcctatCCTCAagctctcccctctctcaccgCCATCTCCCTCTTTCCCCACCCTCAAACTCTCACCCTCCTCCAGTCCTAACAAACTCTCCCCTCCGTCTCCTACTTCTCCCAGTGCCCCACTGGATGGGGAGGCAGCCAAAGTGGAGCCCAGCCTGCCCCTGGAGAAGCAGAG CTGGTACCATGGCAGTGTGAGTCGGCAGCAGGCTGAGGCtcagctgcagcgctgcagggAAGCCAGCTTCCTGGTGAGGGACAGCGAATCAGGAACCAGCAAGTACTCCATCGCTCTGAA GACCAGTCAGAGTTGTGTGCACATCATCGTGGCCCAGACTAAGAGCGTTAAGGGCTTGGGCTTCACCCTGGATCAGAGTAGCTGTGTCTTCTCCAGTATCCCCGAGCTGGTCCACCACTACTGCACGCACAGACTGCCTTTCACTGGAGCAGAGCACATGACCCTGCAGCATCCTGTGCCCAGGCCACactga